A region of Bryobacteraceae bacterium DNA encodes the following proteins:
- a CDS encoding MBOAT family O-acyltransferase, which yields MAFTSYSYLLALIPVIGLYWLIPVNWRRWYLLAVSLLYYATWNVAHTALPLLVCGTAYVCGRRMEQDKDAAGRWMWTGIAAVLAILSVFKYWPFVVENVNAAMGWLGRQGLGPGYTLALPLGISFYTFEAVSYLLDTRQGRTKQARLSDLGLFVLFWPHLMAGPIVRFRELAPQFSKNLRFETGHLLRGLDRLIVGLVQKNLLANNLSAFVDEGFLPQAAATNSFFDNWALAVAFGLQIYFDFSSYSNMAIGVAQMMGITLPENFRFPYHASSPPDFWGRWHMTLSRWIRDYLFFPVNAKYGGAPLPLYGSLIGIMALVGLWHGAGWGYVLWGLMHGVYLVLYRMWERVEEKHAWAKAWWAGWGWRVFTITAVVAAWVPFRAASLDQSLTMLTTMAAPQSFRVAYSVNQYLLTMIIAAYCVVEPWLAARFELPAKGEIRPPVAWLRPAAYAALLFIFLIFDDRDVQFIYFQF from the coding sequence ATGGCGTTCACCTCCTACTCCTACCTGCTCGCGTTGATTCCGGTGATCGGGTTGTACTGGCTGATTCCGGTGAACTGGCGACGGTGGTATCTGCTGGCGGTGAGCCTGCTCTACTACGCCACCTGGAACGTGGCGCACACGGCGCTGCCGCTGCTGGTATGCGGAACCGCGTATGTGTGCGGGCGGCGGATGGAGCAGGACAAGGATGCGGCCGGGAGATGGATGTGGACGGGAATCGCGGCGGTGCTGGCGATTCTGAGCGTGTTCAAGTATTGGCCGTTCGTGGTGGAGAACGTCAACGCGGCGATGGGGTGGCTGGGCCGGCAGGGATTGGGACCGGGCTATACGCTGGCGCTGCCGCTCGGCATTTCGTTTTACACGTTCGAGGCGGTGAGCTACCTGCTCGACACGCGGCAGGGCCGCACCAAGCAGGCGCGGCTGTCCGATCTGGGGCTGTTCGTCCTGTTCTGGCCGCATCTGATGGCCGGGCCGATCGTACGGTTTCGGGAACTGGCGCCGCAGTTTTCGAAGAACCTGCGGTTCGAAACGGGGCACCTGCTGCGGGGCCTGGACCGGCTGATCGTGGGACTGGTACAGAAGAATCTGCTCGCCAACAACCTGTCCGCGTTCGTCGACGAAGGGTTTCTGCCGCAGGCGGCGGCGACCAATTCGTTCTTCGATAACTGGGCGTTGGCGGTGGCGTTCGGTTTGCAGATTTACTTCGATTTTTCCTCGTATTCGAACATGGCGATCGGGGTGGCGCAGATGATGGGGATCACGCTTCCGGAGAATTTCCGGTTCCCCTACCATGCCTCCTCGCCGCCGGATTTCTGGGGCCGGTGGCATATGACGTTGTCGCGCTGGATCCGGGATTATCTGTTCTTCCCGGTGAACGCGAAGTATGGGGGAGCGCCGCTGCCGTTGTACGGGAGCCTGATCGGAATCATGGCGCTCGTCGGGTTGTGGCACGGGGCCGGATGGGGCTACGTGCTGTGGGGGCTGATGCACGGGGTGTATCTGGTTTTGTACCGGATGTGGGAGCGGGTGGAGGAGAAACACGCCTGGGCGAAGGCATGGTGGGCGGGCTGGGGATGGCGGGTATTCACGATTACGGCGGTGGTGGCGGCCTGGGTGCCGTTCCGGGCGGCGAGCCTCGATCAGTCGCTGACGATGTTGACGACGATGGCGGCGCCGCAGTCGTTCCGGGTTGCGTACTCGGTGAACCAGTACCTGCTGACGATGATCATCGCGGCCTACTGCGTGGTGGAGCCGTGGCTGGCGGCGCGGTTCGAACTGCCGGCGAAAGGCGAAATCCGGCCTCCGGTGGCTTGGCTGCGGCCGGCCGCCTATGCCGCGCTGTTGTTCATTTTCCTGATCTTTGACGATCGCGACGTGCAGTTCATCTACTTCCAGTTTTAG